The Miltoncostaea marina DNA window GCCGCCGATCATGTGGGTCGGCTTGATCTGGATCCTGGTGAGCGAGTTGTGGGTGCCGCCGCGCGTGCCGGACACCTCGGAGAGCGGCACGTTGATGTGCCGGTCCTGCGCGTGGTACATGACCGAGGTCCCCTCGGGGATGCGGTGCGAGACCACCGCCCGGCAGGCCACCACGCCGTTGCGGTTGTAGGCCTCGATCCAGTCGTTGTCGCGCACGCCGATCCTCCCGGCGTCGAGCGGGCTCAGCCAGATGACCGGGCCGCCGCGGAAGAGCGTCAGCATGTGCAGGTTGTCCTGGTAGGTCGAGTGGATCGACCACTTGGAGTGCGGCGTCAGGTAGCGCAGCGTCACCTCGGCCACGCCGTCGTCGATGCCCTGGTAGCCGAGGTGGCGGGCCAGGTTGAGCGGCGGCCGGTACGCCGGCAGGCCCTCGCCGTACTCGAGCATCCACGGGTGGTCGAGGTAGAAGTGCTGCCGCCCGGTGAGGGTGCGGAACGGCACCGAGCGCTCGATGTTGATCGTGAACGGCGAGTAGCGGCGCTCGCGGCTCTCCATGCCGGACCACTCCGCGGAGGCGATCACCTTGCGCGGCTGCACCTGGGTGTCCTCGTAGGTGATGCGCGTCTCGGCGTGCTCGGCGGCGAGGTCCGCGAGGGGGGTGCCGGTGCGCCGCTCGAGCGCGTGGAAGCCCTCGAGGGCGAGGCGCCCGTTGGTGGTGCCCGAGAGGGCGAGGATCGTCTCGCAGACCTGCTCCGCGCGCTCCATCCGCGGGCGCCCGCCGGCCGGTCCCCCCCGCGCGCGCCCGTGGCGCAGCGCGAGCTCGGCGACCTCCCGGTCGGGGGTCCAGCCGACCCCCTTCCAGGCGGTACCGGCGGTCTCGACCAGCGGCCCGAGCGCGGTCATGCGGGCATGCAGCGCGGGGTAGTCGCGCTCGACGGCGATCAGCCGCGGCATGGTGCGACCGGGCACCGGCTCGCACTCACCGTGCTTCCAGTCGCGCACCGGCGCGCCGATCTGGGCGAGCTCGTCGGGGCTGTCGTGGAGCAGCGGCGCCGCGACGAGGTCGGTGCGCACCCCCAGGTGGCGTTCGGCCAGCCGCGAGAACGACTCCGCCAGGCGCACGAAGATGTCCCAGTCGGTGCGGGTCTCCCAGGGCGGCCCGATGGCCGGCGAGAACGCGTGCACGAACGGGTGCAGGTCCGTGCTCGAGATGTCGTGCTTCTCGTACCAGGTGGCCGCCGGCAGCACGACGTCCGAGTGCAGGCACGAGCCGTTCATGCGGAAGTCGAGCGTGACGAGCAGGTCCAGCTTGGCCTCGGCCGCCTCCTCGCGCCACACGACCTCGCGCGGTCGCAGCGCGGGCGGGGACTCCCCGCCGCGCACCGCCGAGGTGGTCACCCCGAGCAGGTGCTTCAGGAAGTGCTCGTGCCCCTTGCTGGAGGAGCCGAACAGGTTCGAGCGCCACAGCGTCAGCACGCGGGGGAAGCTCTCGGGCGCGCCGGGGTCCTCGGCGGCGAAGCGCAGCCGGCCGGCGGCGAGCTCGCGCACGGCGTAGTCGGCCGGCGCGACGCCCTCGGCCTGCGCCTCGGCCGCGACGTCGAGCGGGTTGCGGTCGAAGCTCGGGTAGGCGGGCAGCCATCCCATGCGGGCGGCCTTCGCGTAGAGGTCGGCGACGTGGGCGCCGGCCAGCGCGCCGTCGCCGAGCGGCGAGGCGAGCTCGTCGGCCGCGAAGGCCTCGTAACGGTACTGCTCGGTGGCGAGGTACCAGAACGGGGTCGCGGCCTGGTGGCGCGGCGGGCGGCTCCAGTCGAGCGCGAAGGCGACCTGCGAGAAGCCGGTGATCGGCCGCACCTTCTCCTGGCCCACGTAGTGGGCCCAGCCGCCGCCGTTGACGCCCTGGCAGCCGCACAGCATGACCATGCCGAGCATCGCCCGGTAGATCAGGTCGGAGTGCAGCCAGTGGTTGGTGCCGGCGCCCATCACGATCATCGAACGGCCGCCGGTGCGCTCGGCGTTGCGGGCGAACTCGCGCGCGATGCGGGTGACCAGCCCGGCGTCGACGCCGGTGATCGACTCCTGCCAGGCCGGCGTGCAGGGCTCGGGGTCGTCGGGTCCGGCCGGCCAGTCGCCCGGCAGGCCATCGCGCGCCACGCCGAGCTGGGCCGCCAGCAGGTCGAAGACCGTCGTGACCAGGTGGCCGCCGACGCGCCGCACCGGCACCCCGCGGCGCATGACGCCGCCGCCCTCGGTCTCGCCGACGTCGAAGCGGGGCAGGTCCAGCGCCACCGACTCGCCGCTGCCCAGCATGGAGAGCGCCGGCCGAACGTCCTCCAGGTCGAGGTTCCAGCGCCCCGCGCCCTCGTCGCCCCAGCGGAAGCCGATCGAGCCGTTCGGCACGGCCGGGGCGCCGGCCGCCGCGTCCCACACGACCGTCTTGGCCTCGGCGTGCTCGCCCGCCTCGCCCAGGTCGGCGGCCGTCAGGAAGGCGCCCGCCACGTGCGCGTCGCCCCGCTCGCGCAGCCGCACCAGGAAGGGCAGGTCGGTGAAGCGGCGGACGTAGTCGGCGAAGTACGGCGTCTCGCGCTCGACGTGGAACTCGCGCAGGATGACGTGGGCCATCGCCAGGGCGAGCGCGCCGTCGGTCCCCGGCTGCGCCGCGAGCCAGTGGTCCGCGAACTTCGTGTGGTCCGAGTAGTCGGGCGACACCACGACCGTCTTCTGGCCCCGGTAGCGCGCCTCGGTCATGAAGTGCGCGTCGGGGGTCCGCGTCATGGGGATGTTCGAGCCCCACATCATCAGGTAGGTGGCGTTCCACCAGTCGGCCGACTCGGGCACGTCGGTCTGGTCGCCCCAGACCTGCGGCGAGGCGGGCGGCAGGTCGGCGTACCAGTCGTAGAAGCTGGTGAGCACGCCGCCCATGAGCGAGACGAAGCGGGCCCCCGCCGCGTAGGACGCCATCGACATGGCCGGGATCGGCGAGAAGCCCACGACCCGGTCCGGGCCCCAGCGGCGGATGGTGTGGACGTGGGCGGCCGCGACCATGTCCGCCACCTCGTCCCAGGAGGCGCGCACGAAGCCGCCCTTGCCGCGGCGCGAGGTGTAGGCGGCGCGCGCCTCCGGGTCGCCGACCACCGCCGCCCAGGCCTCGACGGGATCGCCGGTCCGTGCCAGGGCCGCGCGGTAGCGCTCCATCAGCGCGCCCCGCACGTACGGATGGCGGATGCGCAGCGGCGAGTAGACGTACCACGAGAACGACGCGCCCCTGGGGCAGCCGCGCGGCTCGTAGTCGGGAACGTCCGCGCCGTTGCCGGGGTAGTCGGTCTGCTGGGTCTCCCAGGTGACGATGCCCTGCTTGACGTGGACCTTCCACGAGCAGGAGCCGGTGCAGTTGACGC harbors:
- a CDS encoding nitrate reductase subunit alpha, translating into MVTPGIPRFFRRVASRPDGGWSSLDRRRGRGWESAYRDRWQHDRIVRSTHGVNCTGSCSWKVHVKQGIVTWETQQTDYPGNGADVPDYEPRGCPRGASFSWYVYSPLRIRHPYVRGALMERYRAALARTGDPVEAWAAVVGDPEARAAYTSRRGKGGFVRASWDEVADMVAAAHVHTIRRWGPDRVVGFSPIPAMSMASYAAGARFVSLMGGVLTSFYDWYADLPPASPQVWGDQTDVPESADWWNATYLMMWGSNIPMTRTPDAHFMTEARYRGQKTVVVSPDYSDHTKFADHWLAAQPGTDGALALAMAHVILREFHVERETPYFADYVRRFTDLPFLVRLRERGDAHVAGAFLTAADLGEAGEHAEAKTVVWDAAAGAPAVPNGSIGFRWGDEGAGRWNLDLEDVRPALSMLGSGESVALDLPRFDVGETEGGGVMRRGVPVRRVGGHLVTTVFDLLAAQLGVARDGLPGDWPAGPDDPEPCTPAWQESITGVDAGLVTRIAREFARNAERTGGRSMIVMGAGTNHWLHSDLIYRAMLGMVMLCGCQGVNGGGWAHYVGQEKVRPITGFSQVAFALDWSRPPRHQAATPFWYLATEQYRYEAFAADELASPLGDGALAGAHVADLYAKAARMGWLPAYPSFDRNPLDVAAEAQAEGVAPADYAVRELAAGRLRFAAEDPGAPESFPRVLTLWRSNLFGSSSKGHEHFLKHLLGVTTSAVRGGESPPALRPREVVWREEAAEAKLDLLVTLDFRMNGSCLHSDVVLPAATWYEKHDISSTDLHPFVHAFSPAIGPPWETRTDWDIFVRLAESFSRLAERHLGVRTDLVAAPLLHDSPDELAQIGAPVRDWKHGECEPVPGRTMPRLIAVERDYPALHARMTALGPLVETAGTAWKGVGWTPDREVAELALRHGRARGGPAGGRPRMERAEQVCETILALSGTTNGRLALEGFHALERRTGTPLADLAAEHAETRITYEDTQVQPRKVIASAEWSGMESRERRYSPFTINIERSVPFRTLTGRQHFYLDHPWMLEYGEGLPAYRPPLNLARHLGYQGIDDGVAEVTLRYLTPHSKWSIHSTYQDNLHMLTLFRGGPVIWLSPLDAGRIGVRDNDWIEAYNRNGVVACRAVVSHRIPEGTSVMYHAQDRHINVPLSEVSGTRGGTHNSLTRIQIKPTHMIGGYAQLSWGFNYYGPTGSQRDELTVIRRRQSEVQY